One part of the Streptomyces lydicus genome encodes these proteins:
- a CDS encoding GDSL-type esterase/lipase family protein — MNENWITTPVTAELLRGALEVERTEHGVLPHRLPARARAQCADGQLAMAEAQPSGVRLVFRTRATTVELDALATKRHYVGAPPRPDGVYDLLVDGRLAGQAGVAGGNTLTIDMAAGTFVHEAGPAGTVRFSGLPDADKDVEIWLPHNETTELGVLRTDAPVEPARERGRKVWLHHGSSISHGSDAASPTTTWPALAASLGGVELINLGFGGSALLDPFTARALRDTPADLISIKIGINLVNADLMRLRAFTPAVHGFLDTIREGHPRTPLLVVSPLLCPIHEDTPGPSAPDFSSLGEGQLRFRATGDPAERASGKLTLGVIRDELARIVAQRAAADPHLYHLDGRELYGEADAVELPLPDALHPDAATHRRIGERFARLAFTADGAFADRGA, encoded by the coding sequence ATGAACGAGAACTGGATCACCACACCCGTCACCGCGGAACTCCTGCGCGGCGCCCTGGAGGTGGAACGCACCGAGCACGGCGTGCTGCCGCACCGGCTGCCCGCCCGCGCCCGCGCCCAGTGCGCCGACGGCCAACTGGCCATGGCCGAGGCCCAGCCCTCCGGCGTCCGGCTGGTCTTCCGCACCCGGGCCACCACCGTCGAACTGGACGCCCTTGCCACCAAGCGGCACTACGTGGGCGCGCCGCCCCGCCCGGACGGCGTGTACGACCTGCTCGTCGACGGCCGCCTGGCCGGCCAGGCCGGCGTGGCGGGCGGCAACACCCTGACCATCGACATGGCCGCCGGAACCTTCGTGCACGAGGCGGGCCCGGCCGGCACCGTCCGCTTCAGCGGACTGCCCGACGCCGACAAGGACGTCGAGATCTGGCTGCCGCACAACGAGACCACCGAACTCGGCGTGCTGCGCACCGACGCCCCCGTCGAGCCCGCACGGGAGCGGGGACGCAAGGTGTGGCTGCACCACGGAAGTTCGATCAGCCATGGCTCCGACGCCGCCAGCCCCACCACCACCTGGCCCGCGCTCGCCGCCTCCCTCGGCGGCGTGGAGCTGATCAATCTGGGCTTCGGCGGCAGTGCCCTGCTCGATCCGTTCACCGCCCGCGCGCTCCGGGACACCCCCGCCGACCTGATCAGCATCAAGATCGGCATCAATCTGGTGAACGCCGACCTGATGCGGCTGCGCGCCTTCACCCCGGCGGTGCACGGCTTCCTCGACACCATCCGCGAGGGCCATCCCCGCACCCCGCTGCTGGTCGTCTCGCCCCTGCTGTGCCCCATACACGAGGACACGCCCGGCCCCAGCGCACCGGACTTCAGCAGCCTCGGCGAGGGGCAGCTGCGGTTCCGGGCCACGGGTGATCCGGCGGAACGCGCGAGCGGGAAACTGACCCTGGGCGTCATCCGGGACGAGCTGGCGCGGATCGTGGCGCAGCGGGCCGCCGCGGATCCGCACCTGTACCACCTCGACGGGCGGGAACTCTACGGCGAGGCGGACGCCGTCGAACTGCCGTTGCCCGACGCGCTCCACCCGGACGCCGCCACCCACCGCCGCATCGGCGAACGCTTCGCCCGCCTGGCCTTCACCGCCGACGGCGCCTTCGCGGACCGAGGCGCCTGA
- a CDS encoding TetR/AcrR family transcriptional regulator — protein MVRVGLTTERLVRAGAELADEAGFDQVTVSALARRFEVKVASLYSHVKNSHDLKVRIALLALEELADRGAAALAGRAGKDALTALANVYRDYAREHPGRYAAAQLRLTPEEAAASAGGRHAQMTRAILRGYDLSEPDQTHAVRLLGSVFHGYVSLESAGGFSHSAPDSQETWERILDSLDALLRNWPAQAAP, from the coding sequence ATGGTGCGCGTAGGGCTGACCACGGAGCGTCTGGTCCGGGCGGGAGCGGAGCTGGCCGACGAGGCGGGCTTCGACCAGGTGACCGTCTCGGCGCTCGCCCGGCGGTTCGAGGTCAAGGTCGCGAGTCTGTACTCGCACGTGAAGAACTCCCATGACCTCAAGGTCAGGATCGCGCTGCTGGCGCTGGAGGAGCTCGCCGACCGGGGCGCCGCCGCGCTGGCCGGCCGGGCCGGCAAGGACGCCCTGACGGCCCTGGCGAACGTCTACCGCGACTACGCACGGGAGCACCCCGGCCGCTACGCCGCGGCCCAGCTGCGACTCACCCCGGAAGAGGCCGCCGCCAGCGCCGGGGGCCGGCACGCGCAGATGACGCGGGCGATCCTGCGCGGCTACGACCTGTCGGAGCCGGACCAGACGCACGCGGTCCGGTTGCTGGGCAGCGTCTTCCACGGCTACGTCAGCCTGGAGTCGGCGGGCGGGTTCAGTCACAGTGCGCCCGACTCGCAGGAGACCTGGGAACGCATCCTGGACTCCCTCGACGCGCTGCTGCGGAACTGGCCCGCGCAGGCCGCCCCGTAA